A stretch of Fundidesulfovibrio soli DNA encodes these proteins:
- a CDS encoding pyridoxal phosphate-dependent aminotransferase: MRISLKLSRIKPSATLAMNAKAQELKAQGVSVISLAVGEPDFPTPAHVKAAAVAALEADFTRYTAVPGIPELRDAVGGYFGRFYGVTPPREAVIVSNGGKQVLYNLFTALLNPGEEVLIPAPYWVSYPDMTILAGGVPVPVPTNPEDNFLVSVEALDKACSPNCRVLVLNSPSNPTGCCYTREQLDAIMEWAVSRNIFVISDEIYDQLVYAPSEPASCVGWWEKHPENVAVVNGLAKSFAMTGWRIGYCVAHPDLIKAQSKIQGQSTSNVCSFAQKGAVAALTGSYDCVAEMRAAFKRRRDLAMEVVSTWEGVRCPNPGGAFYLFPDVSARYSASTPDSTTLCTRILEEAKVALVPGAAFGDDRCVRFSYAVDDNTLLAALEAVGKVLKS; this comes from the coding sequence ATGAGAATTTCCCTGAAACTGTCCCGGATCAAGCCTTCGGCCACCCTGGCCATGAACGCCAAGGCCCAGGAGCTCAAGGCCCAGGGCGTCTCCGTCATCAGCCTGGCGGTTGGCGAGCCCGACTTCCCGACCCCGGCCCACGTGAAGGCCGCGGCCGTGGCCGCCCTGGAGGCGGACTTCACCCGCTACACCGCTGTGCCGGGCATCCCCGAGCTGCGCGACGCCGTGGGCGGGTACTTCGGCCGCTTCTACGGCGTGACCCCGCCGCGCGAGGCCGTGATCGTCTCCAACGGCGGTAAGCAGGTGCTCTACAACCTGTTCACGGCCCTGCTCAACCCCGGGGAAGAGGTGCTCATCCCGGCGCCGTACTGGGTCAGCTACCCCGACATGACCATCCTGGCGGGCGGCGTGCCCGTGCCCGTGCCCACCAACCCGGAGGACAACTTCCTGGTGAGCGTCGAGGCGCTGGACAAGGCCTGCTCCCCCAATTGCCGGGTGCTGGTGCTCAACTCGCCCTCCAACCCCACGGGCTGCTGCTACACCCGCGAGCAGCTGGACGCCATCATGGAGTGGGCCGTCTCCCGCAATATCTTTGTGATCTCCGACGAGATCTACGACCAGCTGGTCTACGCCCCGTCCGAGCCCGCCTCCTGCGTGGGCTGGTGGGAGAAGCACCCCGAGAACGTGGCCGTGGTCAACGGCCTGGCCAAGAGCTTCGCCATGACCGGCTGGCGCATCGGCTACTGCGTGGCGCACCCGGACCTGATCAAGGCCCAGAGCAAGATCCAGGGCCAGTCCACGTCCAACGTCTGCTCCTTCGCCCAGAAGGGCGCGGTGGCCGCGCTCACCGGCAGCTACGACTGCGTGGCCGAGATGCGCGCCGCCTTCAAGCGCAGGCGCGACCTGGCCATGGAGGTTGTCTCCACCTGGGAGGGCGTGCGCTGCCCCAACCCCGGCGGCGCCTTCTACCTCTTCCCGGACGTGTCCGCGCGCTACAGCGCCTCCACGCCGGACTCCACCACGCTGTGCACGCGCATCCTGGAGGAGGCCAAGGTGGCCCTGGTGCCGGGCGCGGCCTTC